From Carassius auratus strain Wakin chromosome 22, ASM336829v1, whole genome shotgun sequence, a single genomic window includes:
- the LOC113039914 gene encoding vitellogenin, with the protein MRAVVLALTVALVASQQINLVPEFAPDKTYVYKYEALLLGGLPQEGLARAGIKINSKVHLSAINENTFLMKLMEPVIYEYAGIWPKDPFFPATKLTSALAAQLQIPIKFEYANGVVGKVFAPAGVSPTVLNLHRGILNILQLNLKKTQNIYELQEAGAQGVCRTHYVISEDPKANHITVTKSKDLSHCQERIMKDVGLAYTERCHECTERIKSLIETATYNYIMKPASAGVLIAEATVEEVHQFSPFNEIHGAAQMEAKQTLAFVEIEKTPVAPIKADYLARGSLQYEFATEILQTPIHLMKISDAPAQIIEILKHLVANNVDMVHEDAPLKFVQLIQLLRVSTLENIEAIWAQFKNEPVHRRWLLDALPSVGTPVIVKFIKEKFLAGELTLPEFIQALVVALQMVTADLETMQLTASLAMHEKISTIPALREVVMLGYGSMIARHCVAVPTCSSELLKPIHDIAAEATSKNDIPEITLALKVLGNAGHPASLKPIMKLLPGLRTAATSLPLRVQVDAILALRNIAKKEPKLVQPVALQLVLDRALHPEVRMVACIVLFEAKPSVALVSSLAGALKTETNMHVVSFAYSHIKSLTRITAPDMAAVSGAANVAIKLMSRKLDRLSYRFSRALQLDFYHTSLMVGAAGSAYMINDAATILPRAVVAKARAYLAGAAADVLEIGVRTEGIQEALLKSPAADESVDRITKIKRTLRALTNWKDLPNNQPLASAYIKLLGQEVAFIKIDKTIIEEAIPIVSGTKPRELLKAALKALQEGIALQYAKPLLAAEVRRILPTAVGLPMEFSLYTAAVAAASVNVKATITPPLPEETDTMTLEQLKKTDIQLQAEARPSIALQTFAVMGVNTALIQAAVMARGKIRTIAPGKIAARADILKGYYKVEALPVEVPEHIADLSFETLAVVRNIEDPSAERIVPFAPELSQQKSPNSYAGDSSSENSDEVPMRAPAPFDKTLCLAVPYIEIKGCIEVHSHNVAFIRNTPLFYIIGHHTARATVARAEGPAVERLELEVQVGPRAAERLLKQISLIDEETAEGKAFLLKLKDILDTEDKNRNSSESSSSSRSSSSSRSRSSSSSSRSSSSSSSSSGSRSRVTKTATIMEPFRKFHKDRYLAPHGASKKVSSGSSGSSFERIQKQAKFLGNSGSPVFAVIARAVRVDHKLLGYQLAAYFDKPTARVQIVVSSIAENDNLKICVDGAVLSKHKVTAKLAWGPECQQYEVTAKAEAGVLGEFPAARLELEWERLPITVTSYAKKMSKHIPMAAFQTGFRLERVTNSEKEIELTAALPTQRSLNVIARIPEMTLSRMGIPLPFTIPINPDGSLSNHIDEGILSWIQKNINED; encoded by the exons ATGAGAGCGGTTGTGCTTGCCCTGACTGTAGCCCTCGTGG CAAGTCAACAGATCAACCTTG TCCCTGAGTTTGCCCCTGATAAGACCTATGTGTACAAGTATGAGGCTCTACTCTTGGGCGGTCTTCCTCAAGAAGGTTTGGCCAGAGCAGGTATAAAGATCAACAGCAAAGTTCACCTCAGTGCCATCAATGAGAACACTTTCCTGATGAAG CTCATGGAACCTGTAATCTACGAGTACGCTGGTATTTGGCCAAAGGATCCATTTTTTCCTGCCACTAAGCTCACCTCAGCATTGGCTGCTCAGCTTCAGATTCCCATCAAGTTTGAGTATGCTAATGGTGTGGTTGGAAAGGTATTTGCCCCTGCAGGAGTCTCCCCTACTGTATTGAACTTACACAGAGGTATCCTCAACATCCTTCAGCTCAACCTCAAGAAGACCCAGAACATCTATGAGCTGCAAGAG GCTGGAGCTCAGggagtgtgcaggacccactatGTCATCAGTGAGGATCCAAAGGCCAACCATATTACCGTAACAAAGTCTAAGGATCTGAGCCATTGCCAGGAGAGAATCATGAAGGACGTTGGCTTGGCATACACTGAGAGGTGTCATGAATGCACAGAG AGAATCAAGAGTCTGATTGAAACTGCAACTTATAATTACATCATGAAACCAGCGTCCGCTGGTGTACTAATCGCTGAAGCAACAGTTGAGGAAGTGCATCAGTTTTCACCCTTCAATGAGATCCATGGTGCTGCCCAGATGGAAGCAAA acAAACCTTGGCTTTTGTTGAGATTGAGAAGACCCCTGTCGCTCCAATCAAAGCTGATTACTTGGCCCGTGGATCCCTGCAATATGAGTTTGCAACTGAGATTCTTCAGACCCCCATTCATCTAATGAAGATCAGTGATGCTCCAGCCCAG ATTATCGAGATCCTTAAGCACCTTGTTGCAAACAATGTGGACATGGTCCATGAAGACGCTCCACTCAAGTTTGTTCAGCTCATCCAGCTCCTGCGTGTTTCCACCCTGGAGAACATTGAGGCTATCTGGGCTCAGTTTAAGAATGAACCAGTTCACAG GCGCTGGCTCTTGGATGCTCTTCCTTCGGTTGGCACACCAGTCATTGTAAAATTCATCAAGGAGAAGTTCTTGGCTGGTGAACTTACCCTTCCAGAGTTCATTCAGGCTCTTGTGGTTGCTCTGCAAATGGTCACTGCTGATCTGGAAACAATGCAATTGACAGCT AGTTTGGCTATGCATGAGAAAATCTCCACAATCCCAGCTCTCCGTGAAGTTGTAATGCTTGGATATGGTTCCATGATTGCCAGGCACTGTGTTGCAGTTCCCACTTGTTCTTCTGAGCTCCTCAAG CCCATCCATGATATTGCTGCAGAGGCAACTTCTAAGAATGACATTCCTGAAATCACATTGGCTCTTAAAGTTCTGGGCAATGCTGGTCACCCTGCTAGTCTTAAACCCATCATGAAGCTCCTGCCAGGACTGAGAACTGCAGCTACATCTCTGCCCCTTAGAGTCCAGGTTGATGCTATCTTGGCCCTGAGGAACATTGCCAAGAAAGAACCCAAACTG GTTCAGCCAGTTGCCCTGCAGCTTGTGTTGGATAGAGCTCTCCACCCAGAAGTGCGCATGGTTGCTTGTATTGTGTTGTTTGAGGCCAAGCCATCAGTGGCTCTTGTCTCCAGTCTTGCTGGTGCTCTGAAGACTGAAACCAACATGCATGTTGTGAGCTTTGCTTACTCCCACATCAAGTCCTTGACCAGAATCACTGCTCCTGATATGGCAGCTGT TTCTGGTGCAGCTAATGTTGCCATCAAGCTCATGAGCCGCAAGCTAGACAGACTTAGCTACCGTTTCAGCAGAGCCCTTCAGCTGGACTTCTATCATA CTTCACTTATGGTTGGAGCTGCTGGCAGTGCCTACATGATCAATGATGCTGCAACCATCCTGCCCAGAGCTGTTGTAGCTAAAGCACGTGCTTATCTGGCTGGAGCTGCTGCTGATGTTCTTGAG ATTGGTGTGAGAACTGAAGGAATCCAGGAGGCTCTTCTGAAATCTCCTGCAGCTGATGAAAGTGTTGACCGTATCACAAAGATTAAGCGCACCCTGAGAGCA CTCACAAACTGGAAGGACTTACCAAACAATCAGCCATTGGCTTCAGCCTACATCAAATTACTTGGACAAGAAGTGGCTTTTATCAAGATTGACAAGACCATCATTGAAGAAGCTATACCG ATTGTGAGTGGAACCAAACCACGTGAACTGTTGAAGGCGGCTCTTAAAGCTTTGCAGGAAGGAATTGCCTTGCAGTATGCCAAACCTCTGCTTGCAGCTGAAGTGCGTCGTATCTTGCCAACAGCAGTTGGTTTGCCCATGGAGTTTAGTTTGTacactgctgctgttgctgctgccaGTGTCAATG TTAAGGCCACCATTACACCTCCTCTCCCTGAGGAGACTGATACTATGACTCTTGAGCAGCTGAAGAAGACTGATATTCAACTCCAAGCTGAAGCTAGACCAAG TATTGCTCTCCAGACCTTTGCTGTGATGGGAGTGAACACTGCCTTGATCCAAGCTGCTGTTATGGCGAGAGGAAAAATCCGTACAATTGCTCCTGGAAAAATAGCTGCAAGAGCAGACATTCTCAAGGGCTACTACAAGGTGGAGGCTCTGCCTGTTGAGGTTCCTGAACATATCGCTGATCTGAG CTTTGAGACACTCGCTGTGGTAAGAAACATTGAAGATCCTAGTGCTGAAAGGATTGTGCCCTTTGCACCCGAGTTGTCCCAGCAAAAATCCCCAAATTCTTATGCTGGTGATTCG TCATCTGAGAATTCAGATGAGGTTCCTATGAGAGCTCCTGCTCCATTTGACAAGACTCTCTGTCTTGCTGTCCCATACATTGAAATCAAGGGATGCATTGAGGTGCACTCTCACAATGTTGCTTTCATCAGAAATACTCCTCTGTTCTACATTATTGGACACCACACAGCCCGTGCTACAGTGGCAAGAG CGGAAGGTCCTGCTGTTGAAAGACTGGAGCTTGAAGTCCAAGTTGGTCCTAGAGCTGCCGAGAGGCTCCTTAAGCAAATCAGTCTCATTGATGAGGAGACTGCAGAAGGAAAGGCTTTCCTGTTGAAACTGAAGGACATCCTGGACACTGAAGATAAAAACAGGAACTCTtctgaaagcagcagcagcagccgcagcagcagcagtagtaggagtagaagcagcagcagcagcagcagaagcagcagcagcagttcaAGCTCCTCAGGGTCCAGGTCTCGTGTGACCAAG actGCCACTATCATGGAGCCTTTCAGGAAATTCCACAAGGATCGG TACTTGGCACCCCATGGTGCATCAAAGAAAGTTAGCAGTGGAAGTTCCGGATCTAGCTTTGAGCGTATCCAGAAACAG GCTAAGTTCCTCGGAAATTCAGGTTCACCTGTTTTTGCTGTCATTGCCCGTGCTGTGAGAGTTGACCACAAACTGCTGGGCTACCAACTTGCTGCTTATTTTGACAAACCAACTGCAAGAGTGCAAATTGTTGTTTCTTCCATCGCTGAAAATGACAATCTGAAGATCTGTGTTGATGGTGCTGTGCTGAGCAAGCACAAAGTGACT GCCAAGCTTGCTTGGGGTCCAGAGTGCCAGCAGTATGAAGTCACTGCTAAAGCAGAGGCTGGTGTACTGGGTGAATTCCCTGCTGCGCGTTTAGAGCTGGAATGGGAGAGGCTACCAATTACTGTCACCAGCTATGCTAAAAA AATGTCCAAACACATCCCTATGGCGGCTTTCCAGACAGGATTCAGACTTGAAAGAGTAACGAACAGTGAGAAAGAGATTGAACTTACTGCAGCCTTGCCAACTCAGAGGTCCTTGAATGTCATTGCCAGGATTCCAGAG ATGACACTGTCAAGAATGGGTATTCCTCTCCCCTTCACTATTCCCATCAATCCAGATGGATCTCTTTCCAATCATATTGATGAGGGCATTCTCTCCTGGATCCAGAAAAATATCAATGAAGattaa